A genomic window from Nicotiana sylvestris chromosome 11, ASM39365v2, whole genome shotgun sequence includes:
- the LOC138881882 gene encoding uncharacterized protein PB18E9.04c-like yields the protein MSFPTKNKANHKNTSGNSKEQSNLLSGTLSSISLNVKSTDKQMSFKFPNRNSSKNYIAKNPSPLSSPTTENKFQALVNPSNQECMVLDMAPSPNSNYHVENTAKDQLNTLHGTNYMPTPLTNQISNSLMLHTSPNDALIPNNLINHTASLANPCIDNKVHLQHLSQVSPIGQQMVKETIRITGTKSTQSPTNTTGSSIPQSMQIEVINIDPPRTQKSIVTPSENSSTSHNINHPSSSKYAQNSSIPKKALSSSPNLMASTSPYNGQPSDSSGSTNKQSNLLCSTIPPSRPSTPLLDRASINGACNIIQHDIGWAGNSDSPPKFSLPCPASIGRGCIWQ from the coding sequence ATGAGTTTCCCAACAAAAAATAAGGCCAATCACAAGAACACTTCAGGTAATTCTAAGGAGCAAAGCAATCTTTTGTCAGGTACACTCTCTTCTATCTCATTAAATGTTAAATCCACTGATAAGCAAATGTCTTTTAAATTTCCCAATAGGAATTCGTCTAAGAATTACATTGCAAAAAATCCTAGCCCATTATCTTCCCCCACTACTGAAAACAAGTTTCAAGCATTGGTTAATCCGTCTAACCAAGAATGCATGGTATTGGACATGGCCCCATCCCCCAACTCAAATTACCATGTGGAAAACACTGCTAAGGACCAATTAAATACTTTGCATGGCACTAATTATATGCCGACTCCCCTAACTAATCAAATTAGTAACTCTCTCATGCTACATACATCTCCCAATGATGCCCTAATCCCTAATAATCTCATTAACCACACTGCCAGCCTAGCTAATCCTTGCATAGACAATAAAGTACACCTTCAACACCTGTCCCAAGTCTCTCCCATTGGCCAACAAATGGTTAAAGAAACCATACGCATTACAGGGACAAAATCTACACAAAGTCCTACTAACACCACTGGCTCAAGCATCCCCCAAAGCATGCAAATAGAGGTAATAAATATTGACCCCCCTAGAACACAAAAATCCATAGTTACCCCTTCAGAAAACTCTTCTACTTCCCATAATATAAACCATCCCTCAAGTAGTAAATATGCCCAGAATTCCAGTATCCCAAAGAAGGCGTTATCGTCTAGTCCAAATCTTATGGCATCAACGAGCCCATACAATGGCCAACCCTCAGATTCCTCAGGCAGCACAAACAAACAATCAAATCTTCTTTGTTCAACCATCCCTCCCTCAAGACCATCAACCCCTCTCCTGGATAGAGCAAGCATTAATGGGGCATGCAATATCATTCAACATGATATTGGATGGGCAGGAAATAGTGATAGTCCTCCAAAATTCTCACTTCCTTGCCCAGCTAGTATCGGAAGGGGATGCATATGGCAATGA